In Cellulomonas sp. JZ18, the DNA window GACACGAGCGGCACGACGCCCGACCCGCCCGCGAGCAGCAGCACGGGCGCTCCGCCGGCCGCGCCGGGCGCCCACACGAACCAGCCGCCGACCGGGCCGCGCACCTCGATGCGCTGCCCCACGGCGAACTCGTCGACCAGGTAGGGCGAGACCTCCCCGCCCTGCACGCGCTGCACGGTGACCTCGACGCGCGTGGGGGCGTCCGGGTCCCACGGCGCGCCGATCGAGTAGGCGCGCACGGCCGTGTAGCCGTCGTCGGCCGTCAGGCGCAGGTCGACGTGCTGGCCCGCACGGTGCCCGCCCCAGCCGGGCACGTCGAGCACCAGCGTGCGCGCCGACGCGCTCTCGGCGTGCGCGTCGACCATCGTCGCGACCCGCCAGCCCGACGCGACCGCGAACCGCTCCCCGAGACGTGCCGCCCCGCGGGCGCGCCCGCCGGTCCCGTCGTCACCGCCTCCGCCATCGCGCGCCCCCTCAGTCGCCCTGGTAGCGCTGCTCGCGCCACGGGTCGCCGTAGTCGTGGTACCCGTACCGCTCCCAGAAGCCGCGCTGCTCGTCGCGCACGAGGTGGATCTCCTTCACCCACTTCGCGGACTTCCACAGGTACAGGTGCGGCACGAGCAGGCGCGCGGGCCCGCCGTGCTCGGCGTGCAGCGGACGGCCGTCGTAGGTGTGCGCGACCCACGCCCGGCCGCCGAGCAGGTCGGCGACGGGCAGGTTCGTCGTGTACCCGCCGTGGCAGGCGACGAGCGCGTACTGCGCGGACGAGCGCACGTCGGCGAGCAGGACGTCCAGGCTCACGCCGCGCCAGCGGGTCCCGAACTTCGACCAGCGCGTCACGCAGTGCAGGTCGACGGTCGGCTCGTCCTGCGGCAGGGCCATGAGGTCGGTCCACGACCAGGACCACTCCTCGAGGTCCTCGTTGCGGACCGTCAGGCGCCACCGCTCCGTGGGGACGTGCGGCGTGGTGCCCGCCGTCAGGACCGGGAAGCCGTGCTCCTCGTACTGGCCCGGGGGCAGCGCGATGCCGGCGGGCCGCGGGCGGCCGCGGAACCCGGGTGTGAGGTCGGTGGCGGCGACGGGCTCCTCCGGCGGCATGGGGCCATCGAACACGCCGCAGGGCCGTGAGCGACAGCCCCCGGCGCGTCAGCCGGTCACGACCTCCAGCGTGACCGGCACGTCCCGTCCCGCGTGCGCGGCGTCAGGCGGTCGGCAGGTCCAGGTCGCACACGACGGCGCGGTGGTCGGACGGCAGGACGCCGTGGACGGGCTCGTGCCCGGCGAGCGCGGCGTGCGTGACGTGCAGCGGCGGGGCGTCCGGCCGCCCGCGGCGGGCCAGCACGTGGTCGATGCGCCGGTCGATCTGCTTGACGGCCTCCAGCGGCGC includes these proteins:
- a CDS encoding sulfite oxidase-like oxidoreductase is translated as MPPEEPVAATDLTPGFRGRPRPAGIALPPGQYEEHGFPVLTAGTTPHVPTERWRLTVRNEDLEEWSWSWTDLMALPQDEPTVDLHCVTRWSKFGTRWRGVSLDVLLADVRSSAQYALVACHGGYTTNLPVADLLGGRAWVAHTYDGRPLHAEHGGPARLLVPHLYLWKSAKWVKEIHLVRDEQRGFWERYGYHDYGDPWREQRYQGD
- a CDS encoding FAD-binding oxidoreductase, with amino-acid sequence MVDAHAESASARTLVLDVPGWGGHRAGQHVDLRLTADDGYTAVRAYSIGAPWDPDAPTRVEVTVQRVQGGEVSPYLVDEFAVGQRIEVRGPVGGWFVWAPGAAGGAPVLLLAGGSGVVPLVSMVRERRRRADRTPFRLVYSVRMPGDALFLDELTGPRRRDDGVDTHVVWTRGVPPDDPSGRPPGRLDLRGLARHGWPADLRPLVFVCGPTGFVEAVSRMLLVLGHDASAIRAERFGPST